DNA sequence from the Chitinophaga flava genome:
ATCAGCCATTCGTCTTTCGCCTTTTTATAGATTTCATCCAGTGTGAGCATAGAAAAACCGGCGCCGTGCGAACCTATCGAACTTTCGTCTTCGGTCCATTCTTCCTTTGTAACTACCTGGTTGGAGCCTGGATCTCTGTCTTTAGCCACATAAGACCTCATGATAACTTTACCTTCCTTTACAGTAATAACTGTTACAGAACTGCTTCCAGTCCAGGATGCAAAGGAAACCCCATACCGATAGGTGTTATTGGAGGATGCTTTAAAATTCATCCAGGCATCGTAGCTCTTTTTAAAATCATTGTCATAGGCAATCTTATCTTTTTTGCATGATACAAACAGAATGCCCGTCAGCATTAGGACAAAGAGGTAAACATTTTTCATACGTGTGATTTTGTATTCAAACGATGAGAGATTGGTGAATGTTACAGGATAAGTTTTGCACTGCATCGCCATTGATTTAATTCGCATAACTTTATTAAAACAGGTTGATCTAACTTTGCTGTGTTAACTTCTAACTCATATGAAAACAGTGCAACAACCCATTCATTCAGGATTTCATGCTTCCAGTACAGCGGAGGAAATAGCCGCTGGTCATGATTTAACGGGAAAAGTCGTTTTAGTCACCGGCGGCAATTCAGGTATCGGTTATGAAACCGTTATAACGTTGGCGGCTATAGGAGCAACAGTTGTTGTTGGCGCCAGGGATGCCGGCAAAGCAGCAAACCGGCTTGCTCATCTGAAAAATGTGTCCTTTCTTCCGCTCGATCTGGCCGATCCAGCTTCTGTAGACAGCTTTGCAGCGCATTTTCTGGCAGAACATAACCAACTGCATTTATTATTCAATAATGCCGGATTATTCCGGGTGCCACAACTTATGAAAGACCAGCGTGGCTATGAGCTTCAGTTTGGTGTGAACCATCTGGGGCATTTTCAACTGACCGGGCGGCTATGGCCGGCACTGAAAAATGCAGGCAGTGCGCGGGTCATCTCTCTGTCTTCCATAGGACACCGGCACATGGGCCTGCGATTAGACGATCCAAACTTTGAAAAGCAGCCCTTTGATACCATGAAAGCCTATGGACAATCCAAGACAGCCAATGTACTTTTTGCCGTTGAACTGGACCGCATAGGGCAGGAACATGGCGTCAGGGCATTTGCCGTACATCCCGGCGCTATCATGACAGATATCTTCCGGCATGTGACACCTGAAGAACAACAAGTCTGGGCATCACGGGTGGATAACCTTAAAACGCCGCAGCAAGGAGCTGCTACTTCTGTTTGGTGCGCCCTGAGTTCTCAACTAAACGGCATGGGTGGCGTTTATTGTGAAGATTGTGATATAGCCGTTCCCGTGCCCGATGATGACCCTGCCTTTTATGGTATCCGCAACCATGCCCTTGATCCGCTTAATGCCGCCACCCTGTGGAAGTTCAGCGAAGAAGTAACCGGTATCAGATGGCCTTAATAATGACAGGGGAAACACCCCTGCAGTTCCGCAGGAAACTACTATGATTATTTACGTCGGTTGATCTTCCATCTGAGTAATAACTCCCATTGCATCACCAGCTTCATATTCATTCCCAGCGAAT
Encoded proteins:
- a CDS encoding SDR family NAD(P)-dependent oxidoreductase; this encodes MKTVQQPIHSGFHASSTAEEIAAGHDLTGKVVLVTGGNSGIGYETVITLAAIGATVVVGARDAGKAANRLAHLKNVSFLPLDLADPASVDSFAAHFLAEHNQLHLLFNNAGLFRVPQLMKDQRGYELQFGVNHLGHFQLTGRLWPALKNAGSARVISLSSIGHRHMGLRLDDPNFEKQPFDTMKAYGQSKTANVLFAVELDRIGQEHGVRAFAVHPGAIMTDIFRHVTPEEQQVWASRVDNLKTPQQGAATSVWCALSSQLNGMGGVYCEDCDIAVPVPDDDPAFYGIRNHALDPLNAATLWKFSEEVTGIRWP